The sequence TGACCGGCGGTGACGCCCATACGACACTGCGGTCGTCGTCCGGGTATCGCGCGACGAGGGCTTCCACGTAGGCCGCAATGCGCGGCACTGGAGGCACGACAACCTGGTCCGACTCCAGGTAGCGCTCGTAGAGCTCGTCGTAGGTCGAGCCCGCTTGGTCGCCATCGAGTGGACGGTCGCCGTCCCACACCGCAAGGTCATAGCTCACCAGCGCATCGTCGCAGGCAGCAGTTCCGCCAGAGCCAGCAGGCCCTGCGATCGAGCCGCCAACAAGTGATCCGAAAGAGAGCTCCTAGCTGCAGTCCCACATGAACCGGCCTTCGAGGTGGTCGGAGCTGAGGAAGAGGAAGCCGGTTCCGTAGCCGAAGTTGAGGAAGAACGGGTCCTCCTTCGCCTCACCCCGATCCTCGAACTGGCAGAGGAACCGCCAAGAGGCATCGATGCCGAAGGCCTCGTCGTTGGGGTAGATGGCCTCGCCCCCCAAGAAGTCCTTGGGCCACTCCTCCTCGGGGTATTCGACGTCTGGGCCCTCGCCTCGCAGCCACCGAGAGCAGGCGGCGGCCTGGTTGGCTGCCTCGTCGAGTTCTGGCGACATCGGAGTCAGATCTGTGAGCCATTCGACGGGAACCTCCGTGTAGTCCGGACCCCACCGCCACAGGGTCCGCCCCTGTGTGCCGGGGGAGCCGATCGACGCGAAGGGCGGTATCCGCCCACCCGGCTGGACCAGAACGACGGCCTCGCCGTCCTCCGGAGTGTCGCCGCCCATGACCACACCCTCCTCATGCAGGAACAGGTACGCGAGGCGCACCTCGTCTCCCGGCACTCGGAACTGGCCGATGAACACCAGGGGCTCGCCTGTACGGGGATGCTCTGGCCAGGCCGGTCCGTCCAGCCAGACCGGCTGCCCGCCGAACTTCGACACCGGTTCAGTAACCGGCTCGCGCGCAGCACGGAAGGACATACGCAACCGCGGCAGGAAGGCTGCATCGTAGGGGCCCGCGGCCCGGCCTGTCGGCTCGGAGATCATGCCCCCGACGCTACGACACCCCACCGACAGCACCCAGCCTGGGCCGACTCCTTCAGATCCTGCCCGACCTGCAAGATCCGGAAGAGACGGCCTAGTGCGGAACCCTGTCCGGGTGGGTCAGCCGATCCAGACGATGCTGATCACGTAGAGGCGGCTGGCGGGCCGAGTAGATGGCGGTGAGCTGGCCGACCGCGGCGGAGCGGACGTCCTCGCCTTCGGGATCGCGCACGTTGAAGGCTGGGAAGGACCAGGGGTCGCGGGAGGCGATGTCGAGGACATCGCGCAGAATCTCCGCCGCGTGGCCGGGCAGGCCCGCGAGCGTCTTGGCGGCCTCCGGGGAGAGCCGGGCGGGCCATGCGCTCACGGGCGGGCTCCGAGGATGTCCTCCAGGGCGACGCCGTCGGAGTCGTCCATGCCGGAGGCCAGGAACGCGTCGACAGCCGGGGCCGCGGCGAGACGGGCCTGCCAGGCCCGCACCACGTCGTGGAGCGGGGTGAGGCTGTAGCTGTGCCGGGAATCCTCCAAGGCCTGGACCCAATCCCGCTCAAAGGCCGGCGCCCACTGCTCGGCCCGCCGGTCGGCGCGCACCCGGGCCAGAAGGTCGGCGGCCGCTGTGGGGGCGGGCGCGGGCGGCGGGGCCGGCGCGTACTCGGGCTGGGCAGTCATGGCATCCTCCAAGGTCTTCCGACACGCTAGCGACTCCATGGCCGCCAGCGCTTCGGTTCGGTTGTGCCCGCGATGGCCGTTGCTGTGGAGCCTGATTCGGCATAGGCCACGGGGCGGTGGGCTTGTTGCCCACGAGGCCCGCACCCTGGTGGGGACCTTCAGCTTCCCCAGAGCCTCTTTGACCCGCTCCCGCCGCCGGGCGGCAATCCTGCCAAGAGACTGCCGCCCGTCCTGCTGGAGGATGGAGCCACATCGCTAACTCGCGCTCGGCGCTTCCGATGCCGGCGCTTCCCAGCTGCCCGGACGGGGTGAACAGCGAGGGCAGGCGCGGGTCCAGGTCGATGTGTGAGAGGTCCACGAGCCAGCTGCCGGGGATCTTCTTGTTGAAGTGGGGCGCGTGGAAGTGGTCGGGGGCGGACAGGCCGACGACCAGGCGGGCCGCGGCCGCGAGGAAGGCGGTGTTCAGGTCGAGGCCGATCGCGTACGGCAGCAGGCATTCCTCGTCGGAGAGCAACTGCGGGTCGCGGACCCACTGGTAGGCCTCCTCGTCGAGGAAACCTCCCGTCCAACCTCGTGCGACCGGGTGTTCCTGGGGGGCCTCCGGCGGGGCGGGGTCCATCGGCTCCCTGCCGAGGCTGCCCGGGTTGTAGCCGGACTCCCATCCGCCCTGGTCGTTCTTCACGGCGCGGGTCGGCGGGCGTAGAGCGGTCATCAGCTCCAGCCCCGAGACCGCGGTGGAGCCGCGCGGGGTGATGACCCGCTGCGCGTAGACGCCGAGGACGCGGGCGATGTCGGCGGGCTCCATGTCGGCGACGCCCGGCCACGACCGGGGATCGAGGGCGTCCCAGGATAGGATCGCAAGCTGTACGCACTGCCGTTCGCGCCCTTGGGCCTTGCGGTAGACACGTGCCCACGGCCCGAAACCGCGCTGCGTGAGCTGCCATTTCGCCTTCGCGATCTGCTTCACGGCCGGGTGGTCCTCGGCGAGGCGCAGGGCGCGGCGCTCCTCGTGACCCTCCAGCCGCTCGGGCAGACCCAGTTTCACGGCGGCCGCGGCGGTGAGCACGATCAGCGGGTCGGAGTCCTTGCCGTGCCGGTTGAGCGCGGCGGCACCGAGACCGGACTCCTGCAGCGTCCACTCCACCAACTCCGGGATGGTGGTGGCCGGACAGTCCAGCACGATGCCGTCGACCCCGTACGCGGAGCCGTCTCCGTCCAGCACGGCGAGCGGTCCGTGGGGGAAGCGTGGATCGTTCGCGGGCCTGGCCGTCTTCTTCGCGGCGGGACGGCGAGACGTGGGAGCAGGACGAATCGAGGTCTCGGCCGGCTCGACTGCCGACTCGACCGCCCGGGTGGTCGGTGCGGGCCCGCCGGTGAAGGTCTGTTTCTTACCCTTCACTTTTACCTTGACCCTCACGAGTGAGGGGTGTGTGTGCGTTGACCTGGGCTCACTTCCGACCGCGGGATTCCTCGGCGGGGTCGAAGGCCGGACTCGGTGGTGTGGTGACGCGCTTGCCCATGCGCTGGCGGCGCATCGCCAGCACGGGCATCCAGGGTGTCGGAGGCCTCTGGTAGATCACTGACCATGGCTGATCATTTTGATGCGTCTATTGATCGCGCTATGCCCTTTCCTCGGGCGGCGGATGACGTGGAGAAGGACTCATGGCGGAGCGAGCGCGCCGTCGCACACGCGTGGCTCCTGGCACAGGAGGAGGCGCTGGCCGAGGTGTTCCTCGCCGAGGGTCGCCGTGACCTTCCTGTGGAGGACTATCCGTCCTGGCTCGAAGAGCAGCAGCATCGGCTCGGGCGGGCCCGCGAGTCCTGGCAGAGGATGCTGCTCGGTGCCGGCTGGCATCTGGGGACCGAGGGGAGTCGGTCGCTCGCCTATCTGAGGCCCGATCTGCTGGGCGAGTACGACAGCGCGAGCGGAGACAACCCGGCAGACCTTCCGTACACGGGCACACTGGCGTCCACGATCAGTGTGTGGTGGTCCTCCTCCTGCCGAACAGCGTCCCCTCCGTGGACTACAGGAAGGTCATGACCCACCTCGGATTCCTGGACCGGGCAGCCTGACGTTTCCAGTGGAAACGGCGTTCCCGCACAACCAGGATCCCAGCTTTCCGAACGGTGCCCGTGGCCGATGTCCTCGCCCTAGCCTGGGGTCGTGATCAAGTGGCCGATGTCCTCGCCCTAGCCTGGGGTTGGG comes from Streptomyces virginiae and encodes:
- a CDS encoding DUF6247 family protein; amino-acid sequence: MESLACRKTLEDAMTAQPEYAPAPPPAPAPTAAADLLARVRADRRAEQWAPAFERDWVQALEDSRHSYSLTPLHDVVRAWQARLAAAPAVDAFLASGMDDSDGVALEDILGARP